DNA from Brachyspira aalborgi:
GAACTCTAAAAGAAAATTCTCATAACGCTGACGCTAAATACAAATTAAAGAATGATTATTATTTAAAATTATTCGATGTATGGGAAGTTAATTTTGCTGGTTTCGGCGGGCATCGTATATACGGTTGGTATATAGCGCCTAAAAATGCCAAAGGACGATTAACTTGCGTTATGTATTATCCTGGCTATGGCGGAGGAAGAGATTTTCCTTTTAAGTATTTATTGTATCCATCAGCTGGTTATTCTACTTTTGTTATGGAAGCGAGAGGACAAGGAACTGAAGGAGCAAACGGCGGAAGCGTGACTTATGACCCTGTAGGTTCTGGACCGCATTCCGATGGTTTTATGACAAAAGGAATATTAAATAAAGACGAATATTATTACAGAAGAGTATTTATTGATTCTCTTAAAGCTATTGAAGCCGCTAAACAACATGAACTAACGGATAAAATAGTTATAAGCGGAGCGAGTCAAGGAGGCGGAATGTCTCTTGCAGCTACAGCTTTATCGGGATTTGCAAATATAAAAGTTGAAGCTTCTTTAATCGATGTTCCATTTTTATGCGATTATAGAAGAGCTGCTACGATTGTAGACACATATCCATATCATCAAATTGCAAGATATTGTTTATCCGATAGAAGTAAAGAGAATCAAGTATTTGAAACATTAACATATTTTGACGGAGTATTTTTTGCAAAAAGATGCAAAGTTAAAGCTTTATTTTCAACCGCTTTAATGGATATGATATGTCCGCCTTCTACAGTATTTGCCGCTTATAATAATTATGCTGGAAAAAAAGATATCGTAGTATATACTTTCAACGGACATGAAGGAGGCGATAACGAACATAATCAGAAAAAGTTAGCTTTTTTGAATAAGAATAAAATTTAATAATTGTTTATAATACTATTGACAAAAAATTAAATAATGTTATAATTAATATCAATTAATTAAATTAATCGCCGAGTTAGCTCAGTTGGTAGAGCAAAGGACTGAAAATCCTTGTGTCTAGGGTTCGATTCCCTGACTCGGCATATTAAATAATTTATAAAGTCTTTAATAGAATATCAATTAATTTTATGCAATCCTTAAAAGAATTAACCGAATATATAAATCCATTGTATGAAGATAATCATTTAATAGTAGCCGTAAAACCTCCAAATATTCCAACGCAAAAAGACAAAAGCGGAGATATTTCATTTTTTGAATATGTGAAAGATTATATAAAATTAAAATATAATAAAAGCGGAAATATATTTTTAGGCTTGGTTCATAGATTGGATAGACCCGTTTCGGGAATTATGGTATTTGCTAAAACTTCAAAAGCGGCGGGAAGATTGAGCGAATCTATAAGAGAGAGAAAATTTGAAAAAATATATTATGCGGTTGTTAATGGAATTTTTTTAGATAAAACGGGAATATTAGAAAATTATATTATTAAGAAATCAAATAAATTGGGAAATATAGCCCAAATAGTTTTTGAAAATACTAAAAATTCAAAATTTGCCAAATTAAAATACGAAGTTATAGAAGAAAATATTATTAAAAATTTAAGCCTCGTGAAAGTAGAACTTGAAACGGGAAGATTTCACCAAATAAGAGTTCAATTTTCAAATATCGGACATACGATTTACGGCGATAGAAAATACGGAAATTATATTAAATACGATAAAAGCGATATTTTGCTTGCATTATTTTCAAAAAGTTTGAAATTTCCGCATCCTGTGAAAGACGAAATTGTATTTATTGAAGCCGATTTGCCAAATTATAAACCTTATAATTTATTTTCATAAAATTAAAATTTATCAATACAAAAACCGATATTTTAATATAAAGAAAGTCAAAAATTATAAATTTATTACTTGACTTTTTTTAAAAGTTTGCTATATTATGAGTAGAGAATATTTGATACTTGCTATTGGTAATTCGGATGGCAAGATAAAGAAAAGTTGATTTGAAATTAGGCTTTTTTAAGTTTATTTGCTAAAGTGGAAAATTATTGGAGGTAAAACTCCATTATTTTAAATAAAAATATTAAATTATTAAAGGAGGAATTAGTATGACTAATTCAAAAAAAATTAAAAGAAACATAGGCGCAAGCCGTAGGCTTGCGCCCTTCGGACATGTCCGAAGCATAACTTTCACAATAATGTTGTTGGCAGTAGCATTAATTTTCGGTTGTAGAAAAAGCGGAGGCGGCGGAGGAGGAGACCCAACGCCCGTTAATCCTACAATAAACGCTGGAGGTTTGCTCATTATTTCTACTAACGGAGCAACCAATATAAACTCAATTAATTTAAGTTTCGCCAATGCCAACGGAACTTTGACGGAGGTTAGCAGTGAAGAAACAACTTTGCAAACATTAACCACAAATAATTTTATTATCGAAAATGGAACTTTGAAAGTGACAAATTTCGATTTTAATAATATGCCTGCTGGAAAATCTAATGCAGTCACTTTAACATTTAAGCTAACTCCAAGTTCGGCTACTCCAATTACGAAAAACACCGAAACTGCAACTATTTATATTGGTAAAATGCAAACTAATATTTCGGTTGACACATTTAAGAAAAGTAAGTTTGATATGACAGATAAAAATGGTGCTACCTTAACGGACCAAGGTAGTATTAGTGGCGGTAATATTACTTCTGAACCACATGAAAACATATTCTTTGAAAATAGTAAATTCGCAGTAGGAACAGACGATACAACTAAATTTTTCCTTACCAATTCGCAAGATGGTAAAGCAGGTAATCAATTAAGCGTGGCAGAATTTACAACTATTCTATCAAATTCTATTAAAAAGAATGCCGACATTCAAAGTTATAATTCTTTAGATTTTGAAATTACAAGCGCTACTAATAAGGATGCTCCGAGAATAGCCACTTGGACAATTAAGTTTAAACCGTCCGTTTTCTATAATGAGCATTCAATTTTGATTAATATGAGTAAAAATGATAGTCTGCGGGATGTAGGTGGTTGGGTAGATTAACTATAAAGTAAATAATAAATTCCTCACTATATTAAATAGATTTTATTAAACTCCTCATTGTAAGTAGTTTTTGCTTGCAGTGAGAGTTTGATAAAATAATTAAAAAAGTTGAGGGTTTAAGTTGCGATTTTTAGGTTGCGGTTAGAAAATTCTTTTTTTTATATTATTGAAGAGGCTTGTCTAAAATGGGCGAGCTTCTTTTTTTTGTTTTGTTAGTTGTGGGTTGTTTGGCTTATTCCGAAATGATAATATTTTTACGAAATAGAAATATTAATAAAATTCTATATTATCAAATAATAGAGTAAAATTTTATTTGTTAAATATAATATTTATAAAATAATATATAAACAATAGATATTGAGATTTTTTAATTTAAATATAAAATGTTAAAAGCTATAAATCATAGGAGAATATATGAGTATAGGGACAGGTAAAACCGAACTCGAAGCTGGAATAAAATTATTTAGAAACGAAAATTATAAAGAGGCTA
Protein-coding regions in this window:
- a CDS encoding RluA family pseudouridine synthase, which codes for MQSLKELTEYINPLYEDNHLIVAVKPPNIPTQKDKSGDISFFEYVKDYIKLKYNKSGNIFLGLVHRLDRPVSGIMVFAKTSKAAGRLSESIRERKFEKIYYAVVNGIFLDKTGILENYIIKKSNKLGNIAQIVFENTKNSKFAKLKYEVIEENIIKNLSLVKVELETGRFHQIRVQFSNIGHTIYGDRKYGNYIKYDKSDILLALFSKSLKFPHPVKDEIVFIEADLPNYKPYNLFS
- a CDS encoding acetylxylan esterase, with translation MLFDLSLDKLKEYKGSSKEPKDFDSFWKRTLKENSHNADAKYKLKNDYYLKLFDVWEVNFAGFGGHRIYGWYIAPKNAKGRLTCVMYYPGYGGGRDFPFKYLLYPSAGYSTFVMEARGQGTEGANGGSVTYDPVGSGPHSDGFMTKGILNKDEYYYRRVFIDSLKAIEAAKQHELTDKIVISGASQGGGMSLAATALSGFANIKVEASLIDVPFLCDYRRAATIVDTYPYHQIARYCLSDRSKENQVFETLTYFDGVFFAKRCKVKALFSTALMDMICPPSTVFAAYNNYAGKKDIVVYTFNGHEGGDNEHNQKKLAFLNKNKI